CAGCACCAGGGCGGTCCGGACGCCGGCCAGGATGACCGGCACGGCCAGCGGCAGCTCCACCCGCAGCAGGACGGCGAGGGAGCTCATGCCCATCCCCCGGCCGGCCTCGACCAGCCGCGGGTCGACGCCCTGCAGCCCCACCATGGTGTTCCGCAGCACCGGCAGCACCGTGTAGAGCACCAGGGCCACCACCGCGGACCGGAAGCCGAACCCCAGCCAGGTGGCCAGCAGCACGAACAGCCCGATCGCCGGGGCGGCCTGGCCGGTGTTGGCCACGCCGAGCACCAGCGGCGTGGCCCGGCGGAACGGCCCGCGGGTGAGCAGGACGCCCAGCGGGATGCCGATCAGCAGCACGACGACGGCGGCCAGCAGGGTGAGCTGCAGGTGCTCGACGATGCTGCGGCCCAGCACGCTCCAGCCGAGCTGGCGCTGCTCGGTGTCGGCCAGCTCGGCAGTCGACCGCCAGACGACGAAGGCCAGCACCCCGGCCAGCACGAGGACCGGCTGCACGAGCAGCCCGCGCCACGCACCGCGG
The Modestobacter marinus DNA segment above includes these coding regions:
- a CDS encoding ABC transporter permease; its protein translation is MTAPRPAATEAYPDTEVDDALAQTQTPAAGGSEEARGAWRGLLVQPVLVLAGVLAFVVWRSTAELADTEQRQLGWSVLGRSIVEHLQLTLLAAVVVLLIGIPLGVLLTRGPFRRATPLVLGVANTGQAAPAIGLFVLLATWLGFGFRSAVVALVLYTVLPVLRNTMVGLQGVDPRLVEAGRGMGMSSLAVLLRVELPLAVPVILAGVRTALVLLVGTATLATFISGGGLGQLITTGINLSLDSLLFSGAVLVALLALAIDWLGRVVEHVARPKGL